Proteins encoded by one window of Candidatus Omnitrophota bacterium:
- the tsaD gene encoding tRNA (adenosine(37)-N6)-threonylcarbamoyltransferase complex transferase subunit TsaD produces the protein MYVLGIETSCDETAASIVKDGEEVLSNVVSSSLNEHKKYGGIIPEVAFRQQLETISEVTDSALKKAGLGLRKINLLSVTSGPGLTGSLLVGLSFAKAVNLSSGIPLLGINHLYAHIYASFLNHSGPKLPFVALVISGGHTSLFYVQDFDKIKTLGATSDDACGEAFDKVAKILSLGYPGGPVIERIARSGNPQKIKFSCSNTEKPLDFSFSGIKTAVLYYVRRLAGWPVRRLQNRQTEDIAASFQEAVIDALIRKSFLACKLKKINRLVIGGGVAANNRLRQSFYREAEKGNLEIYFPPKEFCLDNAAMVAGLGYQLFKKGHRAGLELNLSH, from the coding sequence ATGTATGTTTTAGGCATAGAAACTTCCTGCGATGAGACCGCTGCCTCCATAGTAAAAGACGGTGAGGAGGTCCTTTCTAACGTAGTGAGCTCAAGCCTTAATGAACACAAGAAATACGGGGGGATTATCCCGGAGGTAGCTTTCCGTCAACAATTGGAAACTATTAGCGAGGTTACGGATTCTGCCCTGAAAAAAGCAGGGTTGGGATTAAGGAAAATAAATCTATTGAGCGTAACATCCGGGCCGGGCCTTACAGGTTCTCTGCTGGTAGGTTTATCTTTTGCTAAAGCCGTTAATTTAAGTTCCGGCATACCTTTATTAGGAATTAACCACCTCTATGCCCACATCTATGCCAGTTTTTTAAATCATTCGGGGCCGAAATTGCCTTTTGTAGCTTTAGTTATTTCCGGAGGGCATACGAGTTTATTCTACGTGCAGGATTTCGATAAAATAAAAACTTTAGGCGCTACCTCTGATGATGCCTGCGGCGAGGCATTTGATAAGGTGGCCAAGATTTTAAGCCTGGGTTATCCCGGAGGGCCGGTGATTGAACGCATAGCCAGGTCAGGCAATCCGCAGAAAATAAAATTCAGCTGCTCTAATACCGAAAAACCCCTGGATTTTAGTTTTAGCGGCATAAAGACGGCAGTGTTGTATTATGTTCGCCGGTTGGCCGGTTGGCCGGTTCGCCGGTTACAGAATAGGCAAACAGAAGATATAGCCGCATCCTTTCAGGAAGCAGTAATCGATGCGTTAATTAGAAAATCTTTTTTAGCCTGTAAGTTAAAAAAGATAAACCGGCTTGTAATCGGCGGCGGCGTAGCGGCAAATAACAGGTTAAGGCAGAGTTTTTATCGGGAGGCAGAGAAAGGGAACCTGGAGATTTATTTTCCTCCTAAAGAATTTTGTCTGGATAATGCCGCAATGGTCGCTGGCTTAGGATACCAGTTGTTCAAGAAAGGGCACAGGGCAGGTTTAGAGTTGAACCTGTCGCATTAA
- the gatA gene encoding Asp-tRNA(Asn)/Glu-tRNA(Gln) amidotransferase subunit GatA — MEINTLSAHELIEKQNKKEITPQEILDSLRKRTKEVDSKVKAYVRLSDSNSLNLQLTAYSLQLPLKGIPVSIKDNICTEGYHTECCSKILEGFKPPYDATVIRKLKEAGASIFSLKTNMDEFAFGSSTENSCFGPTHNPWNLECVPGGSSGGSAASVAADEAIFALGSDTGGSIRQPAAFCGVVGLKPTYGRVSRYGLIAFASSLDQIGPLAKDVRDCALAMNIISGYDPNDSTSVNIETPDYARALVNDIKGIKVGIPKEYFIEGMDKEVRVIVEEAIDKLKDLGASYKPVSLPNADYAVPVYYIIATAEASSNLARFDGVQYGFRTNDQRPTTNDQLINMYKKTRGEGFGEEAKRRVILGTFVLSHGYYDAYYLGALKVRTLIKQDFDAVFQDFDCIVTPTSPTPAFKIGEKIEDPLKMYLSDIYTISANLAGIPAISVPCGFTKKGLPVGLQILAKPFNEEMLFRVAYAYEQNTPWHRMKPKI; from the coding sequence ATGGAAATTAATACGTTATCTGCGCATGAATTAATCGAGAAGCAAAATAAGAAAGAAATTACGCCCCAGGAGATACTTGATTCTTTAAGAAAAAGGACGAAAGAAGTAGATTCTAAAGTTAAAGCCTATGTGAGACTTTCGGATTCTAATTCCTTAAACTTACAGCTTACAGCTTACAGCTTACAGCTTCCTTTAAAAGGTATTCCCGTTTCGATAAAAGACAACATCTGCACCGAAGGTTATCATACCGAATGCTGCTCTAAAATTCTGGAAGGTTTTAAGCCGCCTTATGACGCTACGGTAATCCGTAAATTAAAAGAAGCAGGCGCTTCAATTTTTAGCCTTAAGACCAATATGGATGAGTTTGCCTTCGGCTCATCTACGGAGAACTCCTGTTTTGGGCCCACGCATAATCCCTGGAATTTAGAGTGTGTCCCCGGCGGCTCTTCCGGAGGTTCTGCTGCCAGCGTAGCTGCAGATGAAGCTATTTTTGCCTTAGGCTCGGATACCGGCGGTTCCATCCGCCAGCCTGCGGCATTTTGCGGCGTAGTCGGGCTTAAGCCTACGTACGGAAGGGTCTCCCGTTATGGTTTAATTGCCTTTGCCTCGAGTTTAGACCAGATCGGGCCCCTCGCTAAAGATGTGCGGGACTGCGCCCTGGCGATGAATATTATTTCGGGCTATGATCCGAACGATTCTACTTCCGTAAATATTGAAACGCCGGATTATGCCAGGGCATTGGTTAATGATATTAAAGGCATTAAGGTAGGCATACCTAAAGAGTATTTTATCGAGGGTATGGATAAAGAAGTCAGGGTAATAGTAGAAGAAGCCATAGATAAATTGAAAGATTTAGGCGCCAGTTATAAACCGGTTTCTCTGCCGAACGCTGATTACGCCGTGCCGGTTTATTATATTATTGCTACCGCAGAAGCCAGCTCTAACTTGGCCAGGTTTGACGGCGTGCAGTATGGTTTTAGGACCAACGACCAACGACCAACGACCAACGACCAATTGATCAATATGTATAAGAAGACACGCGGCGAAGGTTTTGGCGAAGAGGCGAAGAGAAGGGTTATTTTAGGGACCTTTGTTTTATCCCACGGTTATTACGACGCTTATTATCTCGGGGCATTGAAGGTGCGGACCCTGATAAAGCAGGATTTTGATGCGGTGTTTCAGGATTTTGATTGTATTGTTACGCCTACTTCTCCTACGCCGGCATTTAAAATCGGGGAAAAGATAGAGGACCCTTTAAAAATGTATCTTTCGGATATCTATACTATTTCCGCAAACCTGGCAGGTATCCCCGCGATATCTGTCCCTTGTGGATTTACTAAAAAGGGATTACCGGTGGGCTTGCAGATTCTAGCTAAGCCTTTTAACGAAGAAATGCTCTTTAGGGTAGCTTATGCCTATGAGCAGAATACGCCCTGGCATAGAATGAAACCTAAAATTTAA
- a CDS encoding helix-turn-helix domain-containing protein, which produces MAEIKLLTIRDASLILGVSEREVMDLVENGKLIAYKVGGVYLRFKREHIDEFKKSLKRQFPDKINTPHKYPFRDRLGDLLYFYDFYILSILVILLILIIIFRW; this is translated from the coding sequence ATGGCAGAAATAAAACTTTTAACCATAAGGGATGCCTCTCTGATTTTAGGCGTTTCCGAAAGAGAGGTTATGGACCTGGTAGAAAACGGCAAGCTCATTGCTTATAAGGTCGGCGGCGTATATTTAAGGTTTAAGCGCGAGCATATAGATGAGTTTAAGAAATCCCTGAAAAGGCAGTTCCCCGATAAAATTAATACCCCGCATAAATATCCGTTTAGAGATAGGTTGGGCGATTTATTGTATTTTTATGATTTCTATATATTATCTATTCTGGTTATACTGTTGATTCTCATTATTATATTCCGGTGGTAG
- a CDS encoding MgtC/SapB family protein: MVSNMQVVIRLVLSVILGGFIGLERQMHRRNAGLRTHILVSLGSCLIMLTSIYIFAIYKNEAPVDPARIAAGVITGIGFLGAGTIIRDRAGVKGLTTAASLWVVAGIGLSTGCGLYSAAVVTTLLALMTLFFLRHIEDMMFGKEEHVQ, from the coding sequence ATGGTAAGTAACATGCAGGTGGTTATACGTTTAGTTTTATCGGTCATATTGGGCGGTTTTATCGGGTTGGAACGCCAGATGCACCGCCGCAACGCAGGGTTACGCACGCACATCCTGGTGAGCCTGGGTTCCTGCCTTATCATGTTGACATCAATATACATTTTTGCTATATATAAAAATGAGGCCCCGGTTGATCCGGCGCGTATTGCCGCAGGAGTAATCACCGGTATAGGTTTTCTGGGTGCCGGGACTATTATCAGGGACAGGGCCGGGGTGAAGGGACTGACTACGGCAGCCAGCCTTTGGGTAGTTGCGGGTATTGGTTTGAGCACGGGCTGCGGTTTATACAGCGCAGCTGTTGTCACTACCCTGCTGGCATTGATGACGCTTTTCTTTTTAAGGCATATAGAAGATATGATGTTTGGTAAAGAAGAACATGTACAATAG
- the larB gene encoding nickel pincer cofactor biosynthesis protein LarB → MRYKNEACSLRFAHLDMERKTRRGYSEVIYCPGKTKEQLKKIARELIKGKQDLLLTRLEKGIFSYLKKSLPGLKYNALAKIGYLLKKQKAPKKGLVAVVSAGTSDIPVAEEAVVTLEAMGNRVVKLYDVGVAGVHRIMGNMGVLRKAKVIIVVAGMEGALASLVSGLVSSPVIAVPTSCGYGANFGGLSALLTMLNSCSAGVSVVNIDNGFGAGYFAGLINK, encoded by the coding sequence ATGCGTTATAAAAATGAAGCTTGTAGCCTTAGGTTTGCGCATCTGGATATGGAGAGGAAAACGCGCAGGGGCTATTCGGAAGTAATCTATTGCCCGGGTAAGACAAAAGAGCAGCTTAAAAAGATTGCCCGGGAATTAATCAAAGGCAAACAGGACCTGCTCTTGACCAGGTTAGAGAAGGGGATTTTTAGTTATCTTAAGAAATCGCTCCCGGGGTTAAAATATAATGCCTTGGCCAAAATAGGTTATCTGTTAAAGAAGCAGAAGGCGCCTAAAAAAGGTTTAGTGGCGGTAGTCTCCGCGGGCACCTCGGATATACCCGTGGCTGAAGAGGCAGTGGTTACTTTAGAGGCAATGGGTAACCGCGTGGTCAAGCTCTATGACGTGGGTGTAGCCGGCGTACACCGCATTATGGGCAATATGGGCGTTTTAAGAAAGGCAAAGGTGATTATCGTAGTCGCGGGTATGGAGGGGGCATTGGCAAGTTTAGTCAGCGGCCTGGTAAGCTCTCCGGTAATTGCCGTGCCCACCAGCTGCGGCTATGGCGCGAATTTCGGCGGGCTGTCGGCATTATTAACTATGTTGAATAGTTGCTCTGCGGGCGTATCAGTGGTCAACATTGACAATGGTTTCGGAGCCGGGTATTTCGCCGGCCTGATTAATAAATAA
- a CDS encoding polymer-forming cytoskeletal protein: MAFKKKLEEKVLDVDVAMQGNLVFKDPVNLRINGKFEGILETRGNLTIAATAVVAADIMGDNIIIDGKVRGKIVAKERLTLLPSAVVEGEIYPAKLNVAEGAILEGRCSMLRDFMSADELAHYLEVDLNSVMEWANSGKIPGLKEGDKWRFERKTIDSWVAAGKVGK; the protein is encoded by the coding sequence ATGGCTTTTAAAAAGAAATTAGAAGAAAAGGTCCTGGATGTGGATGTAGCTATGCAGGGCAACCTGGTTTTTAAAGACCCCGTAAACCTTCGCATCAACGGTAAATTCGAAGGGATTTTGGAAACAAGAGGCAACCTCACTATCGCCGCTACTGCCGTGGTGGCTGCGGATATTATGGGCGATAATATTATTATTGACGGCAAGGTCAGAGGAAAAATAGTGGCCAAGGAGCGGCTGACGCTTTTGCCTTCAGCGGTTGTCGAGGGAGAGATATATCCGGCAAAACTGAATGTGGCCGAAGGCGCGATACTGGAAGGCAGGTGTTCCATGCTCCGTGATTTTATGAGCGCCGACGAATTAGCGCATTACCTGGAAGTGGATTTAAATTCAGTCATGGAATGGGCCAATTCCGGCAAGATACCGGGGTTGAAAGAAGGGGATAAGTGGAGGTTTGAAAGAAAGACCATTGATTCCTGGGTAGCCGCAGGCAAAGTCGGCAAATAA
- a CDS encoding divergent polysaccharide deacetylase family protein, with protein sequence MKKWQGYKIAVLILAAVVIIETALVIYLWLGRPRKIAKKPLRVEGKIAIVIDDWGYNLNNLYILDQIKYPLTMSILPDLAYSRTIAAMLNKRGIEVILHLPMEPREKIRLEKDTILTTMDGPAIRGIINRDLDDIYYAKGVSNHMGSKATEDSRTMTIVFEELKKRNLFFLDSFVSPKTVCFPLARKMRIGFARRDVFLDNKEEPGYIKQQIYKLKARAKAYGEAIGIGHDRQVTLEVLKEVMPELEKQGYKFVFLSELIK encoded by the coding sequence ATGAAAAAATGGCAAGGGTATAAAATAGCAGTTTTAATTTTAGCGGCCGTAGTAATAATAGAAACCGCGTTGGTTATTTATCTATGGCTCGGCCGGCCCAGAAAAATAGCCAAGAAGCCCCTTAGGGTTGAGGGAAAGATAGCCATCGTCATCGACGACTGGGGGTATAATTTAAATAACCTCTATATTTTAGACCAGATAAAGTATCCCCTGACTATGTCTATACTGCCGGATTTAGCTTATTCCCGGACCATTGCCGCAATGCTGAATAAGCGCGGCATAGAAGTAATCCTGCATCTGCCGATGGAGCCGCGCGAAAAAATAAGGCTGGAAAAAGATACTATCCTGACCACTATGGATGGGCCGGCTATAAGGGGAATCATCAACCGGGATTTAGACGATATATATTATGCTAAGGGCGTTTCTAACCACATGGGTTCTAAGGCTACCGAGGATTCAAGGACAATGACTATCGTCTTTGAAGAATTAAAGAAAAGAAACCTTTTTTTTCTGGATAGTTTTGTATCCCCTAAGACCGTCTGCTTTCCTTTGGCCCGTAAGATGCGCATTGGTTTTGCCAGGAGAGATGTGTTTTTAGATAATAAGGAAGAACCCGGATACATAAAACAGCAGATTTATAAATTAAAGGCAAGGGCAAAGGCTTACGGTGAGGCCATAGGTATCGGGCATGACCGGCAGGTTACACTGGAGGTTTTAAAGGAAGTAATGCCGGAATTAGAAAAACAAGGGTATAAGTTCGTTTTCCTTTCGGAGTTAATAAAATAA
- a CDS encoding S41 family peptidase translates to MRKKLIFVFAIVLVVSVSTSLAISAIDKNKKNELFREVQLFSDTLAIIETDYVDETKPKDLIYGALKGMLSSLDPHSQFMDPDTYNELKVDTEGKFGGLGIEITIKDSLLTVVTPIEDTPAWKAGIKANDRIVKINNELTRDMSLTDAVKKMRGRPGEAVNITVLRESENKLLEFKIVRDIIKVKDVKEARILEDGIGYIRLIEFRENTPQDINAALQNLSRAGMSAIILDLRNNPGGLLDVAVRVAERFIEKGKMVVYTKGRLSSQNLEFISSAGQPLVNLPMVVLINEGSASGSEIVAGCLQDYKRAIVVGVKSFGKGSVQTVIPLSDGSAIRLTTSKYFTPLGKEIHGKGVIPDVVVEEGKIEITQKAQDIFEKLDKDEKANVNKENKPLDYKSDNQLMRAVDILKAIKIYKGVK, encoded by the coding sequence ATGCGTAAAAAACTTATTTTCGTTTTCGCCATAGTATTAGTAGTTTCTGTTTCTACTTCATTGGCGATTTCAGCCATAGATAAAAATAAAAAGAATGAACTCTTCCGCGAGGTACAACTTTTCTCAGACACCTTAGCCATTATAGAGACGGATTATGTAGATGAGACAAAACCCAAAGATTTGATTTACGGTGCGCTCAAAGGCATGCTTTCATCTTTAGACCCGCACAGCCAGTTTATGGATCCCGATACCTACAATGAACTCAAAGTTGATACAGAAGGAAAATTCGGCGGACTGGGGATTGAGATTACCATTAAGGACAGCCTTTTGACTGTGGTTACACCCATAGAAGATACCCCGGCCTGGAAGGCAGGCATCAAAGCCAATGACCGGATCGTAAAAATAAATAATGAATTAACGCGGGATATGAGCCTTACTGATGCCGTAAAAAAAATGCGGGGTAGGCCGGGTGAGGCAGTAAATATCACGGTCTTAAGGGAATCCGAAAACAAGCTTTTAGAATTCAAGATTGTGCGTGATATCATCAAGGTTAAGGACGTCAAAGAAGCGCGGATATTAGAAGACGGTATCGGTTATATCCGCCTGATTGAATTCAGGGAGAACACGCCCCAGGATATCAACGCAGCATTACAGAATTTATCCAGGGCAGGAATGAGCGCCATCATCCTGGATTTACGCAATAACCCCGGAGGATTATTGGATGTGGCAGTAAGGGTAGCGGAAAGATTTATAGAAAAAGGGAAGATGGTGGTTTATACCAAGGGCAGGCTTAGCTCCCAGAATTTAGAATTTATTTCTTCTGCGGGGCAGCCTCTGGTTAACCTGCCCATGGTGGTTTTAATCAATGAGGGCTCGGCTTCCGGCAGCGAGATAGTCGCCGGGTGCCTGCAGGATTATAAACGCGCCATCGTCGTAGGCGTAAAGTCATTCGGCAAGGGTTCGGTGCAGACGGTTATCCCTTTAAGCGACGGTTCGGCCATCCGTTTGACCACGAGCAAATATTTTACGCCTTTGGGTAAGGAGATCCACGGAAAAGGCGTGATCCCGGATGTAGTCGTGGAAGAAGGCAAGATAGAGATTACGCAGAAGGCACAGGACATATTTGAAAAATTAGATAAGGACGAAAAGGCAAATGTAAACAAGGAAAATAAACCCTTAGATTATAAATCCGATAACCAGTTGATGCGGGCAGTGGATATTTTAAAGGCAATCAAGATATATAAAGGGGTTAAATAA
- the gatC gene encoding Asp-tRNA(Asn)/Glu-tRNA(Gln) amidotransferase subunit GatC, which yields MGITKDTVKYVAHLARIDLKPKELEKLSHQLRDILKFIDKLKEADVKEVQPTSHILPLKNVFREDAARKSLSSGKALENAPRKEGNFFGVPKVIE from the coding sequence ATGGGAATAACTAAAGATACGGTAAAATATGTGGCGCATTTGGCGCGTATCGACCTAAAACCAAAGGAGTTAGAAAAACTATCCCATCAGCTTCGGGATATCCTTAAGTTTATCGATAAACTTAAGGAAGCGGATGTAAAAGAGGTCCAACCGACCAGCCACATCTTACCCCTTAAGAATGTCTTTAGGGAGGATGCCGCGCGTAAATCTTTATCCAGCGGCAAGGCCCTTGAAAATGCTCCCCGAAAAGAGGGCAATTTCTTCGGTGTGCCGAAGGTAATTGAATAA
- the acsC gene encoding acetyl-CoA decarbonylase/synthase complex subunit gamma translates to MALSGLDIYKLLPKTNCRECGFVTCLAFAMQLAKKAVSIDKCPYLSDESKRALEASSQPPIKLVSIGEGENKLETGNETVLFRHEEKFHRPTGIGFIIEDNLSEKEIKEKLHRINQLKFERIGQELNVNLIAVKQAGDKNKFAAAIQIVLNNTPLALTLMSNDAEALKEALEISKQRRPLICSATKDNLTEFSKLAKEYQAALVVSDGDLETLSNLTKELSSQGVSGLILDVGAKPAKDKIWDFTQIRRQALKKSNRSLGYPVLAIIDSKDPYEEAIEAATYISKYAGIVLMRGIEAWQILSLLTLRQNIYTDPQKPLQIEPKLYPVGAADKKSPVLVTTNFSLTYYTVLGEVEASKVPSYILSVDTEGMSVLTAWAAEKFTPEKVADTLNKFSVKDAVAHNRLVIPGYVAVMSGDLEEKSGWQVVVGPKEAAGIPSFLKNL, encoded by the coding sequence ATGGCGCTTTCCGGATTAGACATCTATAAATTGTTGCCTAAAACAAATTGCCGCGAGTGCGGATTTGTCACCTGCCTGGCCTTTGCCATGCAGCTGGCCAAAAAGGCAGTCAGCATCGATAAATGCCCTTACTTAAGCGATGAGTCCAAAAGGGCGTTAGAGGCCTCAAGCCAGCCGCCTATAAAACTGGTGAGTATCGGCGAAGGCGAAAACAAGCTGGAGACGGGTAACGAGACCGTGCTCTTTCGGCACGAAGAAAAATTCCATCGCCCTACCGGCATAGGTTTTATTATTGAAGATAATCTATCGGAGAAAGAAATCAAGGAGAAACTGCATAGAATTAATCAGCTGAAGTTTGAACGCATCGGCCAAGAGTTGAATGTCAACCTTATCGCCGTAAAGCAGGCGGGCGATAAAAATAAATTTGCTGCCGCAATACAGATAGTTTTAAATAATACGCCGCTTGCGCTTACGCTGATGAGTAATGACGCCGAGGCGCTGAAAGAGGCATTGGAAATTTCTAAACAGAGAAGGCCGTTAATCTGTTCTGCGACCAAAGATAACCTTACGGAGTTTTCAAAATTAGCCAAAGAGTATCAGGCGGCTCTTGTGGTTTCGGACGGGGATTTAGAAACGCTATCAAACTTGACTAAGGAATTGAGCAGCCAGGGAGTAAGCGGACTTATTCTGGATGTCGGCGCAAAACCGGCTAAAGATAAAATTTGGGATTTTACCCAGATCAGAAGGCAGGCATTAAAAAAATCAAACCGCAGTTTAGGTTATCCTGTTTTGGCAATTATAGATTCTAAGGACCCCTATGAAGAGGCGATAGAGGCAGCTACCTATATTTCTAAATATGCCGGTATTGTCTTGATGCGGGGGATAGAGGCCTGGCAGATTTTATCGCTTTTAACCTTAAGGCAAAATATTTATACTGACCCCCAGAAGCCCCTCCAGATTGAGCCTAAACTTTATCCTGTGGGCGCGGCTGATAAAAAATCACCGGTATTGGTAACTACTAATTTCTCGCTTACCTATTATACGGTGCTGGGCGAAGTGGAGGCAAGCAAGGTGCCTTCTTATATCTTAAGCGTGGATACTGAAGGTATGTCAGTATTGACTGCCTGGGCAGCGGAGAAATTTACGCCGGAAAAAGTCGCGGACACGTTAAATAAGTTTTCCGTGAAAGACGCGGTAGCGCACAACAGGCTGGTTATCCCCGGTTACGTGGCAGTAATGAGCGGAGATCTGGAAGAGAAATCCGGCTGGCAGGTAGTAGTGGGGCCGAAAGAAGCCGCCGGCATACCATCATTCTTAAAAAATCTTTAG
- the gatB gene encoding Asp-tRNA(Asn)/Glu-tRNA(Gln) amidotransferase subunit GatB — protein MYETIIGLEVHVHLKTQTKAFCGCSTEFGQEPNSQTCPVCLGFPGSLPVLNKVAFDYAIKVALALNCRVQEYTKFDRKNYFYPDLPKNYQISQYDLPIAKDGFLDIDLEGKTKHIKIRRAHLEEDAGKLIHQQEESLVDFNRSGMPLLEIVTEPDINSPDEAYAYLTKLKSIIEYLGVSDCDMEKGSLRCDANVSIRKKGAKELGVKTEVKNMNSFKGVKEALGFEIERQIGLLNKGRAIIQETRLWDAKELKTSSMRAKEEAQDYRYFPEPDLTTFVITQEKIEELRESIPELPQEKLLRFIKDYGLSEYDAGILVASRQGADYAEECFKKYPGKDKKPIANWLIGPLLREANTRNCALVDLKVSPEYLTELVNFLENGQISNLTAKSVLTEMVETKKSPAAIIQEKNLVQISDSAGLNDAVEEAIKENAKSVNDYKQGKSNALMFLVGQVMRKTKSRANPQVVQEILKGRLDHA, from the coding sequence ATGTATGAAACAATAATTGGTTTAGAAGTTCATGTGCATTTAAAAACGCAGACTAAGGCATTCTGCGGTTGTTCTACCGAATTCGGCCAGGAGCCGAATTCCCAGACTTGTCCGGTGTGCTTAGGGTTTCCGGGGTCTCTTCCTGTCTTAAATAAAGTAGCTTTTGATTACGCTATCAAAGTCGCCCTGGCCTTGAACTGCCGGGTGCAGGAATATACAAAGTTTGACCGGAAGAATTATTTTTATCCGGATTTGCCTAAGAATTATCAGATTTCTCAATACGATTTGCCTATTGCCAAAGACGGGTTCCTGGATATAGATTTGGAAGGCAAAACTAAACATATCAAGATCCGCCGAGCGCATTTAGAAGAGGATGCGGGGAAGCTTATCCACCAGCAAGAGGAGAGCCTCGTAGATTTTAACCGTTCCGGCATGCCCCTTTTAGAAATAGTCACTGAGCCGGATATAAATTCTCCTGATGAGGCCTATGCATACCTGACCAAACTAAAAAGTATCATTGAGTATCTGGGGGTTTCTGATTGCGATATGGAGAAAGGGTCCTTACGCTGTGATGCCAATGTCTCTATAAGAAAAAAAGGCGCCAAGGAGCTGGGCGTAAAAACAGAAGTAAAGAATATGAATTCCTTTAAAGGCGTAAAAGAAGCCCTGGGTTTTGAGATAGAGCGCCAGATAGGATTATTAAATAAAGGCAGGGCCATTATCCAGGAGACGCGGCTCTGGGATGCTAAGGAATTAAAGACATCTTCTATGCGCGCAAAAGAAGAGGCGCAGGATTACCGTTATTTTCCTGAGCCGGACCTCACCACCTTTGTGATTACGCAGGAGAAAATCGAAGAACTAAGAGAGTCAATACCCGAGTTACCGCAGGAAAAACTGCTGCGTTTTATAAAAGATTACGGGTTATCGGAATATGACGCCGGGATTTTAGTCGCCTCCCGGCAGGGCGCGGATTATGCCGAAGAGTGCTTTAAAAAGTATCCAGGTAAAGATAAGAAACCCATAGCCAACTGGCTGATTGGGCCTTTACTTAGAGAGGCGAACACCCGCAATTGCGCCCTGGTAGATTTAAAGGTGAGCCCGGAATATTTAACGGAATTGGTTAATTTTTTAGAGAACGGTCAGATTTCAAACCTCACGGCAAAATCGGTTTTGACAGAAATGGTTGAAACGAAGAAATCGCCGGCAGCCATAATCCAGGAAAAGAACCTGGTGCAGATTTCCGACTCCGCCGGCTTGAATGACGCGGTAGAAGAGGCGATTAAGGAAAATGCCAAATCCGTGAATGATTATAAACAGGGTAAAAGTAATGCCCTGATGTTTTTGGTCGGCCAGGTCATGCGTAAGACCAAGAGCAGGGCAAACCCGCAGGTGGTCCAGGAGATATTAAAGGGGAGGCTTGATCATGCGTAA
- a CDS encoding formylmethanofuran dehydrogenase subunit E family protein, with translation MDKNRVTLKEAVKFHGHLGPYLVLGILAGELALKKLRCKKYFGLNVRIWQAHEKPKSCLIDGLQLSTGATYGKGNINKLNGSKMKIEFQNQINQKKITLTFNNQLIKKLNEAKTHKDSELLAKELYKIGYSKLFNLKLIT, from the coding sequence ATGGACAAAAATAGGGTAACATTAAAAGAGGCAGTAAAGTTTCACGGGCACCTGGGTCCATATTTAGTATTGGGAATTTTAGCAGGGGAATTAGCATTAAAAAAATTGAGATGTAAAAAGTATTTTGGTTTGAATGTTAGAATTTGGCAAGCGCATGAGAAGCCAAAATCTTGCCTTATAGATGGCTTACAGTTGTCCACAGGAGCAACCTATGGTAAGGGAAATATAAATAAATTAAATGGCTCTAAAATGAAGATTGAATTCCAAAATCAGATAAATCAAAAAAAAATTACACTAACATTTAATAATCAGCTTATTAAGAAATTAAATGAAGCAAAGACTCATAAAGATTCAGAATTATTAGCAAAAGAATTATATAAAATAGGCTATTCTAAACTTTTTAACTTAAAGCTTATAACTTAA